The window TCGCCGTCGCGGGCTCTCGCGAGCGTTGCCCGTAGCGGGGAGGTACAGAAGAGGACACCCCCCGTCGCGAGCGCGAGGTGGGTCGGACTGGCGAGTGCTTCGACATTGGCCTCCGCGCCGAAGGTCGCGTGCCAGAGCGCGTCGCCCGGCCCGGCGAGCGCGAACAGGACGAGTCCGACGAGCCCGAGGCCGTAGCCCGTCGGGACCGCCTCGCGCCAGTTCGCGCCGCGCCAGCGCTCCCGCTGGACGACCACCGCGAGCAGTCCTGCCACGGCGAGGAACCCGGAGTAGATGACAGCGTGCTCCGGCGTGAGGAAGCCCTCCTCCGCGAAGCTGAACCCCTCGACGTGGGACCGAACGTCGAGGACGAGCCCGGCCGTCCCCCAGCAGACGCAGGCGGTCACCAGCCAGTCCAGTCGGCGCCCGGCGAGCCAGTCCGTTCCGTCGCTGTCGGCGCGGCCGGTGGTCACCGTCGCCTCGGTCATGAGTCTCCATGCCACGGGGACGAGCGAAAGGCCACTGCCGTACATCACAGGGGCGTTATATCCGGCGGCAGGTCCGGTCGGGCGAAACGGCAGTCTCAAGTGGGCGCCGACGGACGCTCGGGTATGGAATCTACGGCCACGTCCGACAAGTCCGTGGGGCTGAGTGTCCTCTTCGTCGCGCTCGGCCTCGTCGCGGCGCTCGGCATGTTCCTCACGGCCATCGCCCACGACCAGCTCGGCTCGGGAATCGCCTTCGCCGTCGCGATGCTCGGCGGGGCACTTGCGGTCGCCGCCGTCCACGTCTACAGCTGAACGCTTCGGGACAACCCCCGGCAGCACGCATCCTGCCTCCCGATATCCGGAACGTATGACACGAACCGACAACCGTTAAGTTCGTCCCGCGCCTACGTGTTCCCATGAGCGAGATGAGCGAGGAGGACGAGCGCATCCTGTCCTATCTGCGCGACAGCGTCTCCGGGGGCGAGCGCTACTTCCGGGCGAAGAACATCGCCACGAAGGTCGGACTGACCGCCAAGCAGGTCGGTGCGAGACTCCCGCGCCTCGCCGAGGAGTCCGAGGACGTCGACATCGAGAAGTGGGGCCGGGCGCGCTCGACCACGTGGCGCGTCACCCCCGAGTGACGACCCGGCTGACCACCCGCGGCCGTCGTACCGTCCCGCTTTTCTACCGACGGCCCGACATGACCGTATGACCGTCCGCGTCGAGCGTACCTTCGACCTCGCGGCGCCGCCGGCCGACGTGTGGGCCTTCATCGCCGACCCGCGCAAGCGGGCCGAGCCCATCAGCGTCGTCGAGGAGTTCGAGGTGACCGGCGAGCACACCGCTATCTGGCACGTCGCGCTCCCCATCCCGTACACCGACCGGACCATCGCCGTCGAGACCGAGGACACCCGCGTCGACGAGCCGTCCTACGTCGAGTTCGTCGGCCGCTCGAAGGCGATGAACGTCCAGGGGGAGCACACCCTCGAACCGACCGACGACGGCGGAACACGTCTCGTCAACCGGTTCGTCGTCGACGGCAAGGTGCCCGGCGTCGAGCGCTACTTCAAGGGGAAGCTGGACGGGGAACTCCAGAACCTGGAGGCGGCCATCCGCGCCGACCTCGGGCTGGAGCCGGGACGATGAGCCCACGCACCGACGCCAGGGTTGGCGACGGTGACACCGACACCTGGACGGTGACGTGCGCACAGCTCTCGCTCGAGGGTGCGGACGTCGACGGCAACGTCGAGCGCGCCGTCGCGGCCATCGAGCGTGCGGCCGACCGCGGCAGCGACCTCGTCGTCCTGCCGGAGATGTTCACCGTCGGCTACTTCGCGTTCGACTCGTACGCCCGCACCGCGGAGTCGCTGGCGGGCGAGACGATGACACGGATGGCGGCGGTCGCCACCGACCACGACTGCGCCGTGCTCGCGGGGACGTTC of the Haloglomus salinum genome contains:
- a CDS encoding DUF7525 family protein → MESTATSDKSVGLSVLFVALGLVAALGMFLTAIAHDQLGSGIAFAVAMLGGALAVAAVHVYS
- a CDS encoding DUF7123 family protein, translating into MSEMSEEDERILSYLRDSVSGGERYFRAKNIATKVGLTAKQVGARLPRLAEESEDVDIEKWGRARSTTWRVTPE
- a CDS encoding SRPBCC family protein, giving the protein MTVRVERTFDLAAPPADVWAFIADPRKRAEPISVVEEFEVTGEHTAIWHVALPIPYTDRTIAVETEDTRVDEPSYVEFVGRSKAMNVQGEHTLEPTDDGGTRLVNRFVVDGKVPGVERYFKGKLDGELQNLEAAIRADLGLEPGR